From a region of the Tenggerimyces flavus genome:
- the pspAB gene encoding PspA-associated protein PspAB has translation MVKFFDALFGRSKPVKANLDQLFGLPQAALTLEVATTFRPTGIGSVCYRAAEGGAFATTQSDIQQLLDMSAPGPTTSTAPKVERKEDEYGFTWLVVNHDPSDSAGLVTDLHAVNTSLEGAGFGPALLCSLLHFADDQGRKLALVYLYKRGSFYPFAPQAGERRDNALELQIRGLIANDLRVEDDLSRWFPVWGAPGL, from the coding sequence GTGGTCAAGTTCTTCGATGCCCTGTTCGGGCGGAGCAAGCCGGTCAAGGCCAACCTCGACCAGCTGTTCGGGCTGCCGCAGGCGGCGCTGACGCTGGAGGTCGCGACGACGTTCCGCCCGACGGGGATCGGCTCGGTCTGCTATCGGGCGGCGGAGGGTGGAGCGTTCGCCACCACGCAGTCCGACATCCAGCAGCTGCTCGACATGAGTGCGCCCGGGCCGACGACGAGCACCGCGCCGAAGGTGGAGCGCAAGGAGGACGAATACGGGTTCACCTGGCTCGTCGTCAACCACGACCCGTCCGACTCCGCCGGCCTCGTCACCGACCTGCACGCGGTCAACACCTCGCTGGAGGGCGCCGGCTTCGGGCCCGCGCTGCTCTGCTCGCTGCTGCACTTCGCCGACGACCAGGGCCGCAAGCTCGCGCTCGTCTACCTCTACAAGCGCGGCTCGTTCTACCCGTTCGCCCCGCAGGCCGGGGAACGACGCGACAACGCGCTGGAGCTGCAGATCCGCGGCCTGATCGCCAACGACCTCCGCGTCGAGGACGACCTCAGCCGCTGGTTCCCGGTGTGGGGCGCGCCCGGTCTCTAG
- a CDS encoding PspA/IM30 family protein: protein MGILNRFAMIFRAKANKALDAAEDPRETLDYSYQKQLEMLQKVRRGVADVATSRKRLELQMNQLNGQSSKLKDQAQKALGLGREDLAREALTRRSGLEQQVTDLSTQHATLQGEEEKLTLAAQRLQAKVEAFRTKKETIKATYTAAEAQTRVGEAFTGISEEMSDVGLAVQRAEDKTAELQARSSAIDELLASGALDDVTGTGKDDISLELDRMASGSDVETELAAMKAQLGGGSTEAPRQLEGQGTPDQAAPPAAPAASEQPTQPIAQDQPQRQGEGT from the coding sequence ATGGGTATTCTCAACCGCTTCGCGATGATCTTCCGCGCGAAAGCCAACAAGGCACTCGACGCTGCCGAAGACCCCCGCGAGACACTCGACTACTCGTACCAAAAGCAGCTCGAAATGCTGCAGAAGGTACGTCGTGGCGTTGCTGACGTCGCGACGAGCCGCAAGCGGCTCGAGCTCCAGATGAACCAGCTGAACGGCCAGTCCTCGAAGCTCAAGGACCAGGCGCAGAAGGCCCTCGGCCTCGGCCGGGAGGACCTCGCGCGCGAGGCGCTCACCCGGCGTTCCGGGCTCGAGCAGCAGGTGACCGACCTCTCCACGCAGCACGCCACGCTGCAGGGCGAGGAGGAGAAGCTGACTCTTGCCGCGCAGCGGTTGCAGGCCAAGGTGGAGGCCTTCCGTACCAAGAAGGAGACCATCAAGGCCACGTACACCGCGGCCGAGGCGCAGACGCGCGTCGGCGAGGCCTTCACCGGCATCTCCGAGGAGATGAGCGACGTCGGTCTCGCGGTGCAGCGCGCCGAGGACAAGACCGCGGAGCTGCAGGCCCGTTCGTCCGCGATCGACGAGCTGCTCGCTTCGGGCGCGCTCGACGACGTGACCGGCACGGGCAAGGACGACATCTCGCTCGAACTGGACCGGATGGCGTCCGGCTCCGACGTGGAGACCGAGCTTGCCGCCATGAAGGCCCAGCTGGGTGGCGGCTCGACCGAGGCTCCGCGGCAGCTCGAGGGTCAGGGCACGCCCGACCAGGCGGCGCCGCCCGCGGCGCCGGCGGCGAGTGAGCAGCCGACCCAGCCGATCGCGCAGGACCAGCCACAGCGGCAAGGGGAGGGAACGTGA
- a CDS encoding energy-coupling factor transporter transmembrane component T translates to MRAAHNPTLPRNLHPGAWWLWALGLATGASRTTNPILLILLLAVAGFVVANRRSDAPWARSYVAFLKLGLVVIGIRVLFQFVFGAGISGRTVLLTLPEVPMPDWLQGIRIGGPVTLEALVAAVNDGLRLAAILACIGAANALANPKRLLQTMPGALYELGVAVVVAMTFAPQLVTDAARTRAARRLRGKPEGGVRSIASTAVPVLENALERSIALAAAMDSRGYGRTGTVPRHTRRITSALVLVGMLGICAGTYGLLNAGSPALLGLPLLAVGALAAAAGLVLGGRRVVRSRYRPDPWALPEWLVAGSGTVVAAAFVWAAIAGEQGLMPATVPLAMPELPLVVVVGTLVGVLPAFLAPPLKEPAP, encoded by the coding sequence GTGCGCGCCGCCCACAACCCCACCCTGCCCCGGAACCTGCATCCCGGGGCGTGGTGGCTGTGGGCGCTCGGCCTCGCCACCGGCGCGAGCCGTACGACGAACCCGATCCTGCTCATCTTGCTGCTGGCCGTCGCCGGCTTCGTCGTCGCGAACCGCCGGAGCGACGCGCCCTGGGCACGGTCGTACGTCGCGTTCCTCAAGCTGGGCCTGGTCGTGATCGGGATCCGCGTGCTGTTCCAGTTCGTGTTCGGCGCCGGCATCTCCGGCCGAACGGTGCTCCTCACGCTGCCCGAGGTCCCGATGCCCGACTGGCTGCAGGGCATCCGGATCGGCGGACCGGTCACGCTCGAGGCTCTGGTCGCCGCTGTCAACGACGGCTTGCGGCTGGCCGCGATCCTCGCCTGCATCGGCGCCGCGAACGCGCTCGCCAACCCCAAGCGCCTCCTTCAGACCATGCCCGGCGCGCTGTACGAGCTGGGTGTCGCGGTGGTGGTCGCGATGACGTTCGCCCCGCAGCTCGTCACCGACGCGGCTCGCACCCGCGCGGCAAGGCGGCTGCGCGGCAAGCCCGAAGGCGGCGTGCGCTCGATCGCCTCGACCGCGGTCCCCGTGCTGGAGAACGCCCTCGAACGCTCCATCGCGCTCGCCGCCGCCATGGACTCCCGCGGATACGGGCGCACCGGCACGGTCCCGCGGCACACGAGGCGGATCACCAGCGCGCTCGTGCTCGTCGGCATGCTCGGCATCTGCGCCGGTACGTACGGCCTGCTGAACGCCGGATCCCCAGCCCTGCTTGGACTTCCGCTGCTCGCCGTCGGCGCGCTCGCCGCAGCGGCCGGTCTCGTGCTCGGCGGTCGCCGCGTCGTCCGTTCGCGCTACCGCCCCGACCCGTGGGCGCTGCCCGAGTGGCTGGTCGCGGGCTCCGGCACGGTCGTGGCGGCCGCATTCGTGTGGGCCGCGATCGCCGGCGAGCAGGGGCTGATGCCGGCGACCGTTCCGCTCGCGATGCCCGAGCTGCCGCTCGTCGTCGTGGTCGGCACGCTGGTCGGCGTGCTTCCGGCGTTCCTCGCACCACCGTTGAAGGAGCCGGCGCCATGA
- the pspAA gene encoding PspA-associated protein PspAA, with the protein MIVRILGEGQLKIAADHIDGLNELDSALEAAVSSGDEAAFRVALSALLEKVRAVGEKLADDSLEDSDLFLPPEDATIEEVKELLGEEGLIPG; encoded by the coding sequence GTGATCGTCCGGATTCTCGGGGAGGGGCAGCTCAAGATCGCTGCGGACCACATCGACGGGCTGAACGAGTTGGACAGCGCGCTCGAGGCAGCGGTCAGCTCCGGCGACGAGGCGGCGTTCCGCGTCGCGTTGTCGGCGCTGCTGGAGAAGGTTCGGGCTGTCGGCGAGAAGTTGGCGGACGACTCCCTGGAGGACTCCGACCTGTTCCTTCCCCCTGAGGACGCGACGATCGAAGAGGTCAAGGAGCTGCTTGGCGAGGAAGGCCTGATTCCCGGCTAG
- a CDS encoding ABC transporter ATP-binding protein produces the protein MIRFENVSIRYPGQDQPILRDVDLEIPEGELCLVVGETGTGKTTLLRAINGLVPHFTGGTLTGRVLVDGRDTREHRPRDLADVVGVVGQDPLSGFVTDVVEDELAYGMESLGVPPDVMRTRVEETLDLLGLADVRSRTIGTLSGGQQQRVAIGAVLTSDPRILVLDEPTSALDPQAAEEVLGALQRLVHDLGVTVVLAEHRLERVVQYADRVVLVPGHGAALSVGTPAEIMATSPIAPPVVELGRLAGWSPLPMSIRDARRLAGPLRARLEGHEPPARSVASSRPLASVEGLLVRYGRRGRAALQDLTLSVGAGETVALMGRNGAGKSTLLKSLVGLVKPAAGQIAVSGMDPADSKPGQIAKAVGLVPQEPGDLLYAETVGGECAQADADHGSPRGTCAALLADLAPEVPLDRHPRDLSEGQRLALALAIVLTAAPPLLLLDEPTRGLDYLAKARLAAQLRALAGDGHAVVFATHDVELVAELATRVVVLADGEVVADGPAASVLAASPAFAPQVSKILRPLPWLTVRDVVAALDEAS, from the coding sequence ATGATCCGGTTCGAGAACGTCAGCATCCGCTACCCCGGCCAGGACCAGCCGATCCTGCGCGACGTCGACCTGGAGATCCCCGAGGGTGAGCTCTGCCTCGTCGTCGGCGAGACGGGCACCGGCAAGACGACGCTGCTGCGCGCGATCAACGGGCTCGTCCCCCACTTCACCGGCGGCACGCTGACCGGCCGAGTACTCGTCGACGGCCGCGACACCCGCGAGCACCGGCCGCGCGACCTGGCCGACGTCGTCGGTGTCGTCGGGCAGGACCCGCTGAGCGGCTTCGTCACCGACGTGGTCGAGGACGAGCTCGCGTACGGCATGGAGTCGCTGGGCGTCCCGCCGGACGTCATGCGAACGCGGGTGGAGGAGACGCTCGACCTGCTCGGCCTCGCCGACGTCCGCTCGCGCACGATCGGCACGCTGTCCGGCGGCCAGCAGCAGCGGGTCGCGATCGGCGCCGTGCTCACCAGCGACCCGCGCATCCTCGTCCTCGACGAACCCACCTCCGCGCTCGACCCGCAGGCGGCCGAGGAGGTGCTCGGCGCGCTGCAGCGGCTCGTGCACGACCTCGGCGTGACCGTCGTCCTCGCCGAGCACCGGCTGGAACGCGTCGTGCAGTACGCCGACCGCGTCGTGCTCGTCCCCGGCCACGGCGCCGCGCTCTCGGTCGGCACGCCGGCGGAGATCATGGCGACCTCGCCGATCGCGCCGCCGGTGGTCGAGCTGGGCCGGCTCGCGGGTTGGTCGCCGTTGCCGATGTCGATCCGCGACGCGCGCCGGCTCGCCGGGCCTCTGCGCGCTCGGCTCGAGGGGCACGAGCCGCCGGCTCGTTCGGTCGCCTCGAGCCGGCCGCTCGCGTCGGTCGAGGGGCTGCTCGTCCGGTACGGCCGGCGCGGCCGCGCCGCGCTGCAGGACCTCACGCTCTCGGTCGGCGCTGGCGAGACCGTCGCGCTGATGGGCCGCAACGGAGCCGGCAAGTCGACGTTGCTCAAGTCCCTTGTGGGCTTGGTGAAACCCGCCGCCGGCCAGATCGCCGTCAGCGGGATGGATCCTGCTGACTCCAAGCCGGGTCAGATCGCGAAGGCGGTCGGGCTGGTGCCGCAGGAGCCAGGCGACCTGCTGTACGCGGAGACCGTCGGCGGCGAGTGCGCCCAGGCCGACGCCGACCACGGCTCGCCGCGCGGAACGTGCGCCGCTCTGCTCGCCGACCTCGCGCCCGAGGTGCCGCTCGACCGGCATCCGCGCGACCTGTCCGAGGGCCAGCGGCTCGCGCTGGCGTTGGCGATCGTGCTCACCGCCGCGCCGCCGTTGCTGCTGCTCGACGAGCCGACCCGCGGGCTCGACTACCTCGCGAAGGCACGCCTCGCGGCGCAACTGCGCGCGCTCGCCGGTGACGGGCACGCCGTGGTGTTCGCGACCCACGACGTCGAGCTGGTCGCCGAGCTCGCGACCCGCGTCGTGGTGCTCGCCGACGGCGAGGTCGTCGCCGACGGACCTGCCGCGTCGGTCCTCGCGGCCTCGCCGGCGTTCGCTCCGCAGGTCTCGAAGATCCTGCGACCACTCCCCTGGCTCACCGTCCGGGACGTCGTCGCCGCTCTCGACGAGGCGTCGTGA
- a CDS encoding CehA/McbA family metallohydrolase, whose protein sequence is MTELAAVTLALGETRVVSGVFTWGEADWVYLPLVVPEGARSISVRYSYDRPEVPAGFQGNALDIGVFDAAGLRGWSGGARDSFTISASEATPGYIPGPVGAGVWRLVLGPYTIAPEGLSFEVTISLEAGSDAAVFEPSYAPYAVPGRGAGWYRGDLHLHTVYSDGQWTPAELVAAARAAGLDFIGSSEHNTYSASLQWGRHATDDLLIIDGEEVTTRTGHWLAMGLPAGEWIDWRFRAADRGALAEQVAKLRSLGGIAVANHPFADIVGGLWRFGYDEVDAIEVWNGAWGPHNEIAVRAWDNQLLASERWVPAVGNSDSHEQSEAPGLAQTVVYAEELSRPAILAGLRAGRSYVAESSSVEVEFKATTLDQTVGVGDRLIVDPDQRVAIMVAVRGVPDALLRLYNDKGTLLERQLPENASTGFATTPRASAYVRLEVRHAVPVPIPGLEPMAALTNPIFLGAR, encoded by the coding sequence ATGACCGAGCTCGCAGCCGTCACGCTGGCGCTCGGGGAGACCCGCGTCGTCTCGGGCGTCTTCACGTGGGGCGAGGCGGACTGGGTCTACCTGCCCCTCGTCGTGCCGGAAGGCGCGCGGTCGATCTCCGTCCGGTACTCCTACGACCGGCCCGAGGTGCCGGCGGGGTTCCAGGGGAACGCGTTGGACATCGGCGTGTTCGACGCGGCCGGGCTCCGCGGCTGGTCGGGCGGGGCGCGGGACTCGTTCACGATCAGCGCCTCGGAGGCCACGCCCGGGTACATCCCGGGGCCGGTAGGGGCGGGCGTGTGGCGGCTGGTGCTCGGCCCGTACACGATCGCGCCGGAGGGGCTGAGCTTCGAGGTCACGATCTCGCTGGAGGCCGGCTCGGACGCTGCGGTCTTCGAGCCGTCGTACGCGCCGTACGCCGTGCCTGGACGCGGCGCCGGGTGGTACCGCGGCGACCTGCACCTGCACACCGTCTACTCCGACGGCCAGTGGACGCCCGCGGAGCTGGTGGCGGCGGCGCGGGCCGCTGGGCTCGACTTCATCGGGTCGAGCGAGCACAACACGTACTCCGCCTCGCTGCAGTGGGGCCGTCACGCGACCGACGACCTGCTGATCATCGACGGCGAGGAGGTCACGACGCGGACCGGGCACTGGTTGGCGATGGGCCTGCCGGCCGGCGAGTGGATCGACTGGCGGTTCCGCGCTGCCGATCGCGGGGCGCTCGCCGAGCAGGTCGCGAAGCTCCGTTCACTCGGCGGAATCGCGGTCGCGAACCACCCGTTCGCGGACATCGTCGGCGGGCTCTGGCGGTTCGGGTACGACGAGGTCGACGCGATCGAGGTGTGGAACGGCGCCTGGGGTCCGCACAACGAGATCGCCGTCCGGGCGTGGGACAACCAGCTGCTGGCCAGCGAACGGTGGGTGCCGGCGGTGGGCAACAGCGACTCGCACGAGCAATCCGAAGCGCCTGGGCTGGCCCAGACCGTGGTGTACGCCGAGGAGCTGTCGCGGCCGGCGATCCTCGCCGGTCTGCGGGCGGGTCGTTCATACGTCGCCGAGTCGTCGTCGGTCGAGGTGGAGTTCAAGGCGACGACGCTCGATCAGACGGTCGGGGTCGGCGACCGGCTGATCGTGGATCCGGACCAGCGCGTGGCCATCATGGTGGCGGTGCGCGGCGTGCCCGACGCGCTGCTGCGGCTGTACAACGACAAGGGGACGCTGCTCGAGCGGCAGCTGCCGGAGAACGCGTCGACGGGCTTCGCCACCACGCCTCGGGCTTCGGCGTACGTACGGCTCGAGGTGCGGCACGCGGTCCCCGTACCGATCCCCGGGCTGGAGCCGATGGCGGCGCTGACCAACCCGATCTTCCTCGGCGCTCGATGA
- a CDS encoding glycerate kinase family protein gives MRVLIAPDKFAGTLSAVEAAEAIAAGWRQQAPDDEVVRVPMSDGGPGFVDVLQAALGGELAALTVTGPLGESTPATLLLVGDTAYVESSQACGLDLIEAPNREPERASTYGVGELIVAAVEAGAKRIVIGLGGSGTNDAGAGMLAALGATAEPQGVLQQGGSALQQLTSIDVTPARERLEGIELLAASDVDNPLLGLRGATNIFGPQKGVEAERIPPLDAALENLATLVDRQLADSKGAGAAGGLGYALMLVGASRVPGIETIIDAVKLAEHAKTVDLVLTGEGGFDYQSASGKVVSGVAKVAGDAIRPCVVLAGQVLVGAREMRVMGVQSAYSLVDAVGKEAAMGQPAESLAALAARVARTWSRSI, from the coding sequence GTGCGCGTGCTGATCGCTCCCGACAAGTTCGCCGGCACGCTGTCCGCCGTGGAGGCCGCCGAGGCCATCGCGGCTGGGTGGCGGCAGCAGGCTCCCGACGACGAGGTCGTACGGGTCCCGATGTCCGACGGCGGCCCCGGCTTCGTCGACGTCCTCCAGGCCGCGCTCGGCGGCGAGCTCGCCGCGCTCACGGTCACCGGTCCGCTCGGCGAGTCGACGCCGGCGACGCTGCTGCTGGTCGGCGACACGGCGTACGTCGAGTCCTCCCAGGCCTGCGGCCTCGACCTCATCGAAGCCCCGAACCGCGAGCCGGAGCGCGCCAGTACGTACGGCGTCGGCGAGCTGATCGTCGCCGCCGTCGAAGCCGGGGCGAAGCGGATCGTGATCGGCCTCGGCGGCAGCGGAACGAACGACGCCGGCGCCGGCATGCTCGCCGCCCTGGGCGCCACCGCCGAGCCCCAAGGCGTCCTCCAGCAAGGCGGATCCGCGCTCCAGCAGCTGACCAGCATCGACGTCACGCCCGCCCGCGAGCGGCTGGAAGGCATCGAATTGCTCGCCGCCTCCGACGTCGACAACCCCCTCCTCGGCCTCCGCGGCGCCACGAACATCTTCGGCCCGCAGAAGGGCGTCGAGGCCGAACGGATCCCGCCGCTCGACGCCGCCCTGGAGAACCTCGCCACCCTGGTCGACCGGCAGCTCGCCGACTCCAAGGGAGCCGGCGCCGCGGGCGGTCTCGGGTACGCGCTCATGCTCGTCGGCGCGAGCCGCGTTCCCGGCATCGAGACGATCATCGACGCGGTCAAGCTCGCCGAGCACGCGAAGACCGTCGACCTGGTCCTCACCGGCGAGGGCGGCTTCGACTACCAGTCCGCGAGCGGCAAGGTCGTCTCCGGCGTGGCCAAGGTCGCGGGCGACGCCATCCGCCCCTGTGTGGTCCTCGCCGGCCAGGTCCTCGTCGGCGCCCGCGAGATGCGCGTGATGGGCGTCCAGTCCGCGTACTCCCTGGTCGACGCGGTCGGCAAGGAGGCCGCTATGGGACAGCCGGCCGAGAGCCTGGCCGCCCTGGCGGCACGCGTGGCGCGCACGTGGTCCCGCAGTATTTGA
- a CDS encoding HesB/IscA family protein translates to MTVQDTPQETTQVDGVVLTETAAEKVKSLLDQEGRDDLRLRLAVQPGGCSGLRYQLFFDERSLDGDEVRDFGGVGVVVDRMSTPYLQGAVIDFVDTIEKQGFTIDNPNATGSCACGDSFH, encoded by the coding sequence ATGACCGTTCAGGACACGCCCCAGGAGACGACGCAGGTCGACGGGGTCGTCCTCACCGAAACCGCCGCCGAGAAGGTGAAGAGCCTGCTCGACCAGGAGGGTCGCGACGACCTCAGGCTTCGGCTCGCGGTGCAGCCGGGCGGTTGCTCGGGTCTGCGCTACCAGCTGTTCTTCGACGAGCGCAGCCTCGACGGCGACGAGGTCCGCGACTTCGGCGGCGTCGGCGTGGTGGTCGACCGGATGAGCACCCCGTACCTGCAGGGCGCGGTGATCGACTTCGTCGACACGATCGAGAAGCAGGGCTTCACGATCGACAACCCGAACGCCACCGGCTCCTGCGCCTGCGGCGACAGCTTCCACTAG
- a CDS encoding GNAT family N-acetyltransferase, with the protein MLIRPLRESDLPDVLDVVYRSMSVVRARIAIAAGTAPPDPDAAPPAGWPERWSAQILHLLGTDPGGAWVAEDGDVFGVGLALVRDKLWGLSAYFVRPDRQGTGAGAALMEPLLEYSRGCLRGIIVSTEDPRAARRYRLAGFTLHPTMRSSGVVRREVLPVVDGVRLGGIGDRDLCDSSDRRTRGAAHGPDHDFLSERYQLLVCDTLTGSGYCYVDKDGSPIQLAASTKKVAQRLLWSALALSPPGATVHVNHLTAAQEWAVDVVLAAGLSVRTEGYLALRHMRPPEPYIPSPAFL; encoded by the coding sequence GTGCTGATCCGCCCGCTGCGCGAGTCCGACCTGCCCGATGTGCTCGACGTGGTCTACCGGTCCATGTCGGTCGTCCGTGCGCGGATAGCGATCGCCGCGGGGACGGCGCCGCCGGACCCGGACGCGGCGCCGCCGGCGGGGTGGCCGGAACGGTGGAGTGCCCAGATCCTGCACCTGCTCGGCACCGACCCCGGCGGGGCGTGGGTGGCGGAGGACGGGGACGTCTTCGGCGTGGGGCTCGCGCTCGTACGGGACAAGCTGTGGGGACTGTCGGCGTACTTCGTCCGCCCGGACCGCCAGGGCACCGGCGCGGGGGCGGCGCTGATGGAGCCGCTGCTGGAGTACTCGCGCGGCTGTCTGCGCGGGATCATCGTGTCCACCGAGGACCCGCGGGCGGCGCGGCGGTATCGGTTGGCCGGGTTCACGCTGCACCCCACGATGCGGTCGTCAGGCGTCGTACGGCGTGAGGTGCTGCCCGTCGTGGACGGCGTACGGCTCGGCGGCATCGGCGACCGCGACCTGTGCGACTCCTCCGACCGGCGCACGCGCGGGGCGGCGCACGGGCCCGATCACGACTTCCTGAGCGAGCGTTACCAGCTGCTGGTCTGCGACACGCTCACCGGCAGCGGGTACTGCTACGTCGACAAGGACGGCTCGCCGATCCAGCTCGCGGCGTCGACGAAGAAGGTCGCGCAGCGGCTGCTCTGGTCGGCGCTGGCCCTGTCACCGCCGGGCGCGACCGTCCACGTGAACCACCTCACGGCGGCGCAGGAGTGGGCGGTGGACGTGGTGCTGGCCGCGGGGCTGTCGGTGCGTACGGAGGGCTACCTGGCGTTGCGGCACATGCGGCCGCCGGAGCCGTACATCCCCTCGCCGGCCTTTCTCTAG
- a CDS encoding DUF3043 domain-containing protein — MFRRRTATEAAPTEPVAPDERLDGKGRPTPKRREAEAARKARVTAPKDRREALKQQRDKSRVERAKVQQAMQTGDERYLPARDKGPVRRFARDYVDARRTLAEFLLPFFLVILVLMMFPPTVPLVREISLFLWLAAIIIVPIDLIFLGFRFRKELKTRFADDSHRGVMAYAIMRSTQIRRLRLPKPQVKPGDKV; from the coding sequence GTGTTCCGACGCCGCACCGCCACCGAAGCCGCGCCCACCGAGCCCGTCGCTCCCGACGAAAGGCTCGACGGCAAGGGTCGTCCTACGCCCAAACGCCGCGAGGCGGAGGCGGCCCGCAAGGCGCGGGTGACCGCGCCGAAGGACCGGCGCGAGGCGCTCAAGCAGCAGCGGGACAAGTCGCGGGTGGAACGCGCCAAGGTGCAGCAGGCGATGCAGACCGGCGACGAACGGTATCTGCCAGCGCGGGACAAGGGCCCGGTCCGCCGGTTCGCCCGCGACTACGTCGACGCGCGGCGCACGCTGGCGGAGTTCCTGCTCCCGTTCTTCCTGGTCATCCTCGTGCTGATGATGTTCCCGCCGACGGTGCCGCTGGTCCGCGAGATCTCGCTGTTCCTGTGGCTGGCGGCGATCATCATCGTGCCGATCGACCTGATCTTCCTGGGCTTCCGGTTCCGCAAGGAGCTGAAGACGCGCTTCGCGGACGATAGCCACCGCGGCGTGATGGCGTACGCGATCATGCGCAGCACCCAGATCCGCCGGCTGCGGCTCCCCAAGCCGCAGGTCAAGCCGGGCGACAAGGTCTAG
- the htpX gene encoding zinc metalloprotease HtpX — protein sequence MASTRFAPDRGLTSRMVIVMFLLGLLYVSAIVGLIVAGVNAALVLVIAGGFLFAQWFFSDKLALMAMRAREVTAEEAPELHAIVDRLCALADMPKPRIAYADSDMPNAFATGRSPKKAVICVTRGIMQRLETPELEGVLAHELSHVAHRDVAVMTVASFLGVLAGLVARWGLYFRGGNNNNAAIVFVVVWLASIAVYVISFLLTRALSRYREFAADRAGAYLTGQPSALASALTKISGDMAQIPTKDLRRAQPAQAFFFAPAAVGKSLGNLLSTHPTTEARIARLAEISAQLGRPT from the coding sequence ATGGCGAGTACGCGGTTCGCACCGGATCGTGGGTTGACCTCCCGAATGGTCATCGTGATGTTCCTGCTGGGCCTGCTGTACGTCTCGGCGATCGTCGGTCTGATCGTCGCGGGCGTGAACGCGGCTCTGGTGCTGGTCATCGCGGGTGGATTCCTGTTCGCGCAGTGGTTCTTCTCCGACAAGCTCGCGCTGATGGCGATGCGCGCTCGCGAGGTGACGGCGGAGGAGGCGCCCGAGCTGCACGCGATCGTCGACCGGCTGTGTGCGTTGGCGGACATGCCGAAGCCGAGGATCGCGTACGCCGACTCGGACATGCCGAACGCGTTCGCGACCGGCCGGAGCCCGAAGAAGGCCGTGATCTGCGTCACGCGCGGGATCATGCAGAGGCTGGAGACGCCCGAGCTCGAAGGCGTGCTCGCGCACGAGCTGTCGCACGTCGCGCACCGTGACGTCGCGGTGATGACGGTCGCGTCGTTCCTCGGCGTGCTGGCCGGGCTCGTCGCCCGGTGGGGCCTGTACTTCCGTGGCGGCAACAACAACAACGCGGCGATCGTGTTCGTGGTCGTGTGGCTCGCGTCGATCGCGGTGTACGTGATCTCGTTCCTGCTCACCCGGGCGCTGTCCCGCTACCGCGAGTTCGCCGCCGACCGCGCCGGCGCTTACCTGACCGGCCAACCGTCCGCCCTGGCGTCGGCGCTGACCAAGATCTCCGGCGACATGGCCCAGATCCCGACGAAAGATCTGCGCCGCGCGCAGCCGGCCCAGGCGTTCTTCTTCGCCCCGGCCGCGGTAGGCAAGTCGCTCGGTAACCTGCTGTCGACCCACCCGACCACCGAAGCGCGGATCGCCCGCCTCGCGGAGATCTCCGCCCAGCTCGGCCGCCCGACGTAG
- a CDS encoding SCO2322 family protein: MRRSIRSGAAVLLIVIATFAGTATAADAAAYRFWGFYQWTNGAWAFATKGAAQVTPPDGAVEGWRLAVSGETTPPRLPRANGDFDQICATTPAEPGKKRVAVVMDFGLAEEAPTGTTPPDARGDCAVVDAKATSAQVLAEVATVREEKGLVCAVDTFPASGCGDQVDADPKVPSPEPAVQLVLPEAESPTPTAEASAAESAPARPEPQANESSNDGGGTSPVVWIVIVLAVLLGVAGFVIARRRGSGSGAS; encoded by the coding sequence ATGCGTCGCAGCATCCGATCCGGCGCGGCCGTTCTGCTCATCGTCATCGCCACGTTCGCCGGTACGGCCACCGCGGCCGACGCCGCCGCGTACCGCTTCTGGGGCTTCTACCAGTGGACGAACGGCGCCTGGGCGTTCGCCACCAAGGGCGCCGCCCAGGTCACGCCGCCCGACGGCGCCGTCGAGGGCTGGCGGCTCGCGGTCAGCGGCGAGACCACGCCGCCGCGGCTCCCCCGCGCGAACGGCGACTTCGACCAGATCTGCGCCACCACCCCCGCCGAGCCCGGCAAGAAGCGCGTCGCCGTGGTGATGGACTTCGGCCTCGCCGAAGAGGCGCCCACGGGCACCACCCCACCCGACGCCCGCGGCGACTGCGCGGTCGTCGACGCGAAGGCGACGTCCGCCCAGGTCCTCGCCGAGGTCGCGACCGTACGGGAGGAGAAGGGCCTGGTCTGCGCGGTCGACACCTTCCCCGCGTCCGGCTGCGGCGACCAGGTCGACGCCGATCCCAAGGTCCCGTCGCCCGAGCCGGCCGTCCAGCTCGTCCTGCCCGAGGCCGAGAGCCCGACGCCGACCGCCGAGGCGAGTGCCGCCGAGTCCGCGCCCGCCAGACCCGAACCGCAGGCGAACGAGAGCTCCAACGACGGCGGCGGCACGTCGCCGGTCGTCTGGATCGTCATCGTGCTCGCCGTCCTGCTCGGCGTCGCCGGGTTCGTCATCGCCCGCCGCCGCGGTTCGGGCAGCGGCGCCAGCTAG